In Felis catus isolate Fca126 chromosome E1, F.catus_Fca126_mat1.0, whole genome shotgun sequence, the following proteins share a genomic window:
- the GFAP gene encoding glial fibrillary acidic protein isoform X1, with protein sequence MERRRVTSAVRRSYVSSSEMVGGGLASGRRLGPGTRLSLARMPLPLPARVDFSLAGALNTGFKETRASERAEMMELNDRFASYIEKVRFLEQQNKALAAELNQLRAKEPTKLADVYQAELRELRFRLDQLTANSARLEVERDNLAQDLGTLRQKLQDETNLRLEAENNLATYRQEADEATLARLDLERKIESLEEEIRFLRKIHEEEVQELQEQLARQQIHVEMDVAKPDLTAALREIRTQYEAMAASNMHEAEEWYRSKFADLTDAAARNAELLRQAKHEANDYRRQLQALTCDLESLRGTNESLERQMREQDERHAREAASYQEALTRLEEEGQSLKDEMARHLQEYQDLLNVKLALDIEIATYRKLLEGEENRITIPVQTFSNLQIRGGKSTKEGESHKVTRHLKRLTIQVIPIQAHQIVNGAPPALETSLDTKSVSEGHLKRNIVVKTVEMRDGEVIKESKQEHKDVM encoded by the exons ATGGAGAGGAGACGGGTCACCTCAGCGGTTCGCCGCTCCTACGTCTCCTCCTCGGAGATGGTGGGGGGAGGCCTGGCCTCCGGCCGCCGTCTGGGGCCGGGCACCCGCCTCTCCCTGGCTCGGATGCCGCTTCCGCTCCCGGCCCGGGTGGACTTCTCCCTGGCCGGGGCCCTCAACACCGGCTTCAAGGAGACCCGGGCCAGTGAGCGGGCAGAGATGATGGAGCTCAACGACCGCTTCGCCAGCTACATTGAGAAGGTGCGCTTCCTGGAGCAGCAGAACAAGGCGCTGGCTGCGGAGCTGAACCAGCTGCGGGCCAAGGAGCCCACCAAGCTGGCCGACGTCTACCAGGCTGAGCTGCGGGAGCTAAGGTTTCGGCTCGACCAACTCACCGCCAACAGCGCCCGGCTCGAGGTCGAGAGAGACAATCTGGCGCAGGACCTGGGCACCCTGAGGCAGAA GCTCCAGGATGAAACCAACCTGAGGCTGGAGGCCGAAAACAACCTGGCCACCTATCGACAG GAGGCAGATGAAGCCACCCTAGCCCGTCTGGATCTGGAGAGGAAGATTGAATCTCTGGAGGAGGAAATCCGGTTTTTGAGGAAGATCCATGAGGAG GAGGTGCAGGAACTTCAGGAGCAGCTGGCCCGGCAGCAGATCCATGTGGAGATGGACGTGGCCAAGCCGGACCTCACGGCAGCCCTGAGAGAGATCCGCACGCAGTACGAGGCAATGGCGGCCAGCAACATGCATGAGGCAGAGGAGTGGTATCGGTCCAAG TTTGCAGACCTGACCGACGCCGCAGCCCGCAACGCTGAGCTGCTCCGCCAGGCCAAGCACGAGGCCAACGACTACCGGCGCCAGCTACAGGCCTTGACCTGCGACCTGGAGTCCTTGCGCGGCACA AACGAGTCCTTGGAGAGGCAGATGCGGGAGCAGGATGAGCGCCACGCGCGGGAGGCGGCAAGTTACCAGGAGGCACTGACccggctggaggaggaggggcagagcctcAAAGACGAGATGGCGCGGCATCTGCAGGAGTACCAGGACCTGCTGAACGTCAAGCTGGCCCTGGACATCGAGATCGCCACCTACAGGAAGCTGCTGGAGGGCGAGGAGAACCG CATCACTATTCCCGTGCAGACCTTCTCCAACCTGCAGATCCGAG GGGGCAAAAGCACCAAAGAAGGGGAAAGTCACAAGGTCACAAGACATCTCAAAAGGCTCACAATACAAGTTATACCAATACAGGCTCACCAGATTGTAAATGGAGCCCCGCCGGCTCTCG AAACCAGCCTGGACACCAAGTCCGTGTCAGAAGGCCACCTTAAGAGGAACATTGTGGTAAAGACCGTGGAGATGCGGGATGGAGAG
- the GFAP gene encoding glial fibrillary acidic protein isoform X2, protein MERRRVTSAVRRSYVSSSEMVGGGLASGRRLGPGTRLSLARMPLPLPARVDFSLAGALNTGFKETRASERAEMMELNDRFASYIEKVRFLEQQNKALAAELNQLRAKEPTKLADVYQAELRELRFRLDQLTANSARLEVERDNLAQDLGTLRQKLQDETNLRLEAENNLATYRQEADEATLARLDLERKIESLEEEIRFLRKIHEEEVQELQEQLARQQIHVEMDVAKPDLTAALREIRTQYEAMAASNMHEAEEWYRSKFADLTDAAARNAELLRQAKHEANDYRRQLQALTCDLESLRGTNESLERQMREQDERHAREAASYQEALTRLEEEGQSLKDEMARHLQEYQDLLNVKLALDIEIATYRKLLEGEENRITIPVQTFSNLQIRETSLDTKSVSEGHLKRNIVVKTVEMRDGEVIKESKQEHKDVM, encoded by the exons ATGGAGAGGAGACGGGTCACCTCAGCGGTTCGCCGCTCCTACGTCTCCTCCTCGGAGATGGTGGGGGGAGGCCTGGCCTCCGGCCGCCGTCTGGGGCCGGGCACCCGCCTCTCCCTGGCTCGGATGCCGCTTCCGCTCCCGGCCCGGGTGGACTTCTCCCTGGCCGGGGCCCTCAACACCGGCTTCAAGGAGACCCGGGCCAGTGAGCGGGCAGAGATGATGGAGCTCAACGACCGCTTCGCCAGCTACATTGAGAAGGTGCGCTTCCTGGAGCAGCAGAACAAGGCGCTGGCTGCGGAGCTGAACCAGCTGCGGGCCAAGGAGCCCACCAAGCTGGCCGACGTCTACCAGGCTGAGCTGCGGGAGCTAAGGTTTCGGCTCGACCAACTCACCGCCAACAGCGCCCGGCTCGAGGTCGAGAGAGACAATCTGGCGCAGGACCTGGGCACCCTGAGGCAGAA GCTCCAGGATGAAACCAACCTGAGGCTGGAGGCCGAAAACAACCTGGCCACCTATCGACAG GAGGCAGATGAAGCCACCCTAGCCCGTCTGGATCTGGAGAGGAAGATTGAATCTCTGGAGGAGGAAATCCGGTTTTTGAGGAAGATCCATGAGGAG GAGGTGCAGGAACTTCAGGAGCAGCTGGCCCGGCAGCAGATCCATGTGGAGATGGACGTGGCCAAGCCGGACCTCACGGCAGCCCTGAGAGAGATCCGCACGCAGTACGAGGCAATGGCGGCCAGCAACATGCATGAGGCAGAGGAGTGGTATCGGTCCAAG TTTGCAGACCTGACCGACGCCGCAGCCCGCAACGCTGAGCTGCTCCGCCAGGCCAAGCACGAGGCCAACGACTACCGGCGCCAGCTACAGGCCTTGACCTGCGACCTGGAGTCCTTGCGCGGCACA AACGAGTCCTTGGAGAGGCAGATGCGGGAGCAGGATGAGCGCCACGCGCGGGAGGCGGCAAGTTACCAGGAGGCACTGACccggctggaggaggaggggcagagcctcAAAGACGAGATGGCGCGGCATCTGCAGGAGTACCAGGACCTGCTGAACGTCAAGCTGGCCCTGGACATCGAGATCGCCACCTACAGGAAGCTGCTGGAGGGCGAGGAGAACCG CATCACTATTCCCGTGCAGACCTTCTCCAACCTGCAGATCCGAG AAACCAGCCTGGACACCAAGTCCGTGTCAGAAGGCCACCTTAAGAGGAACATTGTGGTAAAGACCGTGGAGATGCGGGATGGAGAG